The following proteins are co-located in the Malus sylvestris chromosome 13, drMalSylv7.2, whole genome shotgun sequence genome:
- the LOC126594906 gene encoding uncharacterized protein LOC126594906, which yields MGYAYTYIYIYPCMFFILHFMRRCFCHIEKFPCTIVIAIGLNCREACTNSRKEDVAETGCCGGKSIPDAMPKPLDPSDINQQVQIVRTEKGSNCFFAKSVDQEGFPPLFLRRKGWNARMRGPHHFQLSEASGINSSLRASLPQFDFPLSYDFSAAVGVGKWYCPFMFVRVGGVKLKDQMKKCMFYEIILEQRWEKIFDSAYNNAEGKYNGVAFVDAFVQKEAVFVDGKEAFWTEKNVGKDRFMWFKNYFNGAGGETRVGLSMKVVERIKWEQERVGWIGGGEKKVRVERVEAFEVTGGGEWKRFGSYVLVERFILKQMSTNGNSEVLLTYEFKHTHQIRTKWE from the coding sequence ATGGGgtatgcatatacatatatatatatatatccatgcATGTTCTTCATACTTCACTTCATGCGGCGGTGTTTCTGTCACATAGAAAAGTTTCCATGTACAATTGTTATAGCAATTGGTTTAAATTGCAGGGAAGCATGCACAAATTCAAGAAAAGAAGACGTGGCTGAGACTGGCTGTTGCGGCGGTAAATCTATTCCAGATGCTATGCCAAAACCGTTGGATCCGTCCGACATAAACCAGCAAGTTCAAATAGTTCGTACGGAGAAGGGCAGCAATTGTTTCTTTGCCAAGTCTGTTGATCAAGAGGGGTTTCCTCCTCTCTTCTTGAGGAGAAAAGGGTGGAATGCGAGAATGAGAGGGCCGCATCATTTCCAATTGAGTGAAGCCTCAGGAATCAACTCTTCTCTACGGGCAAGCCTTCCGCAGTTCGATTTTCCATTGTCGTATGATTTCTCTGCAGCTGTGGGTGTTGGTAAGTGGTATTGTCCTTTCATGTTTGTTAGGGTAGGAGGAGTGAAGTTGAAGGACCAAATGAAAAAATGTATGTTCTATGAAATTATACTTGAGCAACGATGGGAAAAGATTTTCGACAGTGCTTATAACAACgctgaaggaaaatataatggTGTTGCGTTTGTGGATGCTTTCGTTCAAAAAGAGGCGGTTTTTGTTGACGGAAAGGAGGCTTTTTGGACTGAAAAAAATGTGGGTAAAGACAGGTTCATGTGGTTCAAGAATTATTTCAATGGTGCGGGAGGAGAAACAAGAGTGGGATTGAGCATGAAAGTTGTGGAGAGGATAAAATGGGAACAAGAAAGAGTTGGATGGATTGGTGGGGGTGAAAAGAAAGTGAGGGTGGAGAGAGTGGAAGCGTTTGAGGTGACGGGTGGTGGCGAGTGGAAGCGATTTGGTAGTTATGTATTGGTAGAGAGGTTTATATTGAAACAAATGTCAACGAATGGAAACTCGGAAGTACTACTCACATATGAATTCAAGCACACGCACCAGATTCGAACCAAATGGGAATAA